GACCACAATTCATCCAAAACTTATtgcacttgttagaaataagcaaaatatgtatggaacatggcgtaaagctcatgttattctCGAGAaattgacggtcaaaatgggaaataatggccgtcaacacttGGGATTTCAGCTAGTTATCTTGTTCAAGATCCTACATCATGAAGATCGAGACCGAGACTCAtcatctggtatcagagctgtgtTGCCACGGTAAAATTCTTTACACTTAGCTACATATATTTTTGTCTTCGTCCTATCCAACATAAagccaaaaaaaattatgtcaTAGCCTTTTATATTAATCTGTTTATCTAATGCGTTTGGTTAAGTTTCAGTCCATTAGAGTCTTTGTTTAGTTGTTGATCATTTCATCCTTTGCGTGTTCTTTTGTGCTTTTCATATCgctgaaaaattcctaaaaaaagAGTAAACCAATTCTATCCTTTGCGTAAACTATTATCCTATCAACATATATAGCTGCTGGTTGCATGAGTTTCTACCTTTAATTTTTGCAAGTACTATATCTGATCTTGTCTTAGTATTGTTAAAAAAGAGTcaaaaagaggaaagaaaagttGCAGCAAAAAATGTTCTGTTGAGAAAGTTGGAAAAGAAAGTAGGGAGAGAGTGTTGGTATGCACAAGTGCTGAATTTTCATATCAAGTTGTGTAACCAGTTTGCTATCTTCCTTTGGTGCAATTTTTGCTAGGAGTTTCCTTGTGAACCATCCATCCCTAGCATAATCCTTGTTTGCATCAAGTCTGAAATTTCTTTTTGTGTCTGTGTTACATCCATTACATCATTCATATCTTGTGATCAGCACTAGGCATTGGATCTCTAGCTTGGATTGCTATTTAAATTTACAACAACTAGAATTCAGATTGCCCCTTGTGTATCACCCTTACCAAGCTCAACATAAAACTATCGTGTACGGATTGCTTGATCTTGTATTCACTCAATTATCACTACTCTTTACCACCACACGGATTACTTCTGTGATCTGTAGGGAAACATAAGAGCTTTGGTTGGTAAGAGAAGGTGAGGTTGTGAGATCCACATAATTTCCATTCCACATATAATTGCTATTTTGTTTTCACTAACCATACAACAAGATGTCTGGACAACCCAATTTTGATGAATGTGTTACCATTGCACAATTCAATGAGATGAGGCAAAGCATGGAAGAAAGGCAGGACAGGTTGACACAAGATCTTCAGGCCCTTATGGTTGAAATCAGAAGACGTCGCCAACCTCATGACGGTACAAGAAACCATGGTGATAGTGAAGAAAGTGACGGAGCTGCTGCTAGGAGAGCAAGAGAGCAAGGAAGGAGGAACCGATATGGTGCACATGGTAGAGGAAGGGGACAAGGTAGAAGACATAATGAGAGTGATGATTCTAAAGATGTGGGTGATAATAGCCATTTACAAAATCCATTCGGTCGCCGACCTCATAGAAGAGGTAACCAAGAAGAGAGGTTGGGTAAACTGAAATTTACCATGCCAAAATTTGAGGGAGGATCTGATCCTGAAGCTTATTTCACTTGGGAGTTTAAGGTGGATAAAATCTTTCGCTTGCATAATTATACCGAAGAGAAGAAGTTGGCAATAGCATCTCTAGAGTTTGATGGATATGCTCTGATCTGGTGGGAACAACTTCTCCGTGATcgtgaagaagatggggaaccTCCTATTACTACTTGGGAAGAAATGAAGTATGAGATGAGAATTCATTTTGTGCCGAAGCACTATCGGCGTGACCTTTTTGATAAATTGCAGAATTTGAAGCAAGGAAGTTTGTCAGTTGAGGAGTATTATAAAGAGATGAAGAAGTCTATGATTAGAGCCAATGTGTATGAAGATGAAGAACAAACCATTGCATGTTTCATGGCTGGGCTGCATCGCAATATTCAGCGCATTGTTGATTGCATGTTTCATGGCTGGGCTGCATCGCAATATTCAGCGCATTGTTGAGTTTCAACCATACCGTCATCTTATTGATTTGGTACATCAAGCAAGCAAAGCTGAGCGTCAATTGCAGCAAGACATGAAGAGCAATAGAGGGACATTCAGTACCAAGAGTACTCCAAGTGGAGGTAAATTTACCCCAAGAGCCAATGAAAATCGAGGTGCAATCACCAACTCAAGCAGTGGGTTACGTTCTAGTGCTCATGGTGCTTCTAGTGGGAAAGAATTGGCTGTTCAAAGTGAGAAAACCAAACCTGCAATATCATCATCTACTTCAATGGCTTCTGCAGCAAAAACTAGTGGAATTCAGTGTTTCAAGTGTGGAGGTCGTGGTCATGTTATAAGGGAGTGTCCAAACAATCGCACCATCATTGTAAATGACCAAGGACAATATGAATCTGCTAGTGATGTGGAGCAGGAAGTTATAGATGGAGGAGAATTAGAAGATGCTACTGAAAATGAAGCTCATACATCTTGTGAATTTGAGGGAGGTGTTGCCCTTATTGTTACTCAAATTTTCAGTCTACACATGAAAGAAGCTGAAAATGGACAAAGGCATAATCTGTTCCAAACAAGAGCCAAGATTGAGGGAAAAGTATGCAAAGTAATCATTGATGGTGGAAGTTGCCATAACCTTGCTAGCAAAGAAATGATTGATAAACTTGGTTTGAAGTTGCTGAAACATTCTCACCCATACCATGTACAATGGCTAAACAACTCAGGTTCCATCAAAATTGCACAAAGAGTGAAAGTTCCATTCAAAGTTGGTGAATATGTTGATACCATAGAGTGTGATGTGGCACCCATGACAGTATGTCAACTGCTGTTGGGAAGGCCATGGCAATATGATCGTTCATCTCTACATTGTGGTGCACAAATCAATACACCATCAAGTGGAAGGGAAAGAACTTTGTACTTAAACCAATGACACCACAACAACTCTTAGCTAAACACTTGCAAAAGAGCTCCGAAGTGCAGATTGACagtgagaaagaaagagagaaaaagaatatGAGTGCCCTCCACAAATCGGTGAGTGAGAGCCACAAACCAATTGACAgagataaaaagaaaagagaggaaaatAATCTGATCATGTTAGCCACCAAATCTGAAATGAGAGATGTGAGGAATAACCCAAACCAAACACTCGTTGTACTTCTGTACAAGGACACATTGCTTTCAGCTAACAACATAACATCTCTTCCTAGTGTTATTTCACATCTTTTGTAGGACTACAAGGATGTTTTTTTCCAGAGGAAATACCAGCAGGGCTGCCCCCATTACGAGGCATTGAACATCAAATTGATCTCATACCTGGAGCTACATTACCCAATCGTCCACCATACCGCACCAATCCTGAAGAAACAAAGGAAATTCAAAGGCAAGTACAAGCACTTTTAGTCAAAGGTTATGTGCGTGAAAGTTGAAGTCCTTGTGATGTCCCTGTTATTTTGGTGCCAAAAAAAGATGGATCATGGCAAATGTGTGTTCATTGTAGAGCCATCAATAATATCAGTATTCGTTATCATCATCCTATTCCTAGGCtagatgatatgcttgatgaattGAGTGGTTCTATCATTTTTTCTAAAATTGATTTGCGAAGTGGTTACCATCAAATTAGAATGAGGAttggagatgaatggaaaactgCTTTCAAAACAAAGTTTGGGTAGTATGAATGGTTAGTTATGCCTTTCGGTTTGACAAATGCTCCAAGTACTTTCATGAGATTGATGAACCATGTCTTAAGAGCTTTCATTGGAAAATTTGTTCTGGTTTACTTTGATGATATCCTTATTTACAGCAAGACATTGGAGGAACATGCAGAACATGTACAACAAGTTTTGGATGtacatagaaaaaaaaattgtttgctAACCTTGAGAAGTGCATCTTTTGCACAGATCAAGTTATGTTTCTTGGTTTTGTTGTCTCTGGACAGGGAATTCAAGTGGATGAATCCAAGATTAAAgcaataaaggaatgaccaACCCCCGAGAATGTAAATCAGGTAAGAAGTTTTCATGGACTCGCTGGTTTTTACAGGAGATTTGTAAAAGATTTCAGCACCATAGCTGCTCCACTGAATGAATTGACAAAGAAAGGTGTCGCCTTCAATTGGCGTGAGCCACAAGAGAATgcttttcaagaattgaagaaaaggttgatgGAAGCACCACTACTTGTGTTGCCGGATTTCACAAAAACCTTTGAGGTTGAATGTGATGCAAGTGGGATTGGAATTGGaggtgtgctcatgcaagatgGAAAACCGGTTGCATATTTTAGTGAAAAGTTGGGACGAGCACAACTGAACTACTCCGTCTATGACAATGAGTCGTACACTTGGTAAGAGTACTTGAAACTTGGCAACATTATTTATGGCCAAAAGAATTTGTTATCCATATAGATCATGAAGCATTGAAGTACTTGAAAGGCCAAGCCAAACTGAACCGTCGCCATGCCAAGTGGGTTGAATTCATTGAAACTTTTCCTTATGTGGTGAAATATAAGAAAGGTAAGGATAAACTTGTTGCTGATGCATTGTCCCAAAGAAATATTTTGTTGAACCAACTTGAGGTAAAGGTGCTGGGACTAGAGGGTATGAAAGATTTATATCATAATGATCATGAGTTTTCAGAACCATATGCCAAATGTACAGCTGGAAAAGGATgggaaaaatatcatattcatgATGGATATTTATTTAGAGCTAACAAAATATGTGTGCCAAATTATTTTGTTAGACTCTTGTTGTTACAGGAATCACATGCAGGCGGACTAATGGGTCATTTTGGTTGGAAAAAGACCTATGAGCTGCTGGCCGACCATTTCTATTGGCCAAAGATGAGAAGAGACGTTGAGAGACTTGTGCAGCGATGCATCACGTGCCACAAAGCTAAGTCAAAACTGAACCCCCATGGTTTATACACTCCATTGCCTATTCCTAAAGTTTCTtgggaagatattagtatggactttgttttaggTTTACTAAGGGCTAAGAGGGGGAGCGACTctatttttgttgttgttgatagATTCTCAAAAATGGCACATTTTATACCTTGTCAAAAAAGCGATGATGCTTCCCACATAGCCTCTTTGTTTTTTAGAGAACTTGTGAGATTGCACGGGATGCCCAGGACCATTGTTTCAGATCGAGATACAAAGTTCTTGAGTTACTTTTGGAAGACATTGTGGGCAAAACTTGGAGCAAGGTTGCTGTTTTCTACAACTTGtcacccacaaacggatggacaaactgaggtggTAAATACAACACTTTCCATGCTGCTGCGTACCCTGATCAAGAAGAATTTGAAAGAGTGGGAAGATTGCTTGCCACATGTGGAGTTTGCATATAACAGGGCAGTACATTCTACCACTCATATGTGTCCATTTGAAGTTGTATATGGATTCAAACCGCTTCCTCCCATAGATTTGTTGTCATTACCATTGCAGGAATGGTGTAACATGGAAGCCTCCAAGCGTGCTACATATGTGAAGGAGATACATAAGAAGACAAAATAAGCAatagagaagaaaaccaagtacTACGCTAAATGGGCGAAAAAGCATCGTAAGAAGGTGACATTCGAACTGGGAGATTTCGTTTGGGTACACCTTCGCAAGGAGCGCTTTCCAGAGAGACGTAAATCAAAATTGATGCCAAGAGGAGATGGACCATTCAGAGTACtagaaaaaataaatgataatgCATACAAGATTGAGCTCCCTGATGACTATGGTGTTAGTACAACATTCAATGTTGCTGACCTAACACCATACTTTGGCCTGGAAGAATCAGAGTCGAGGATGACTCCTTTTCAAGAGGGGGGGATGATGAGGCCATCTCAACTAAACAAGATATAAACCAAGCACATGATGTGGAAGATGTCAACCAAGTAAGAGAACAAGTGTACATTGGACCAATTACACATAGTCGAGCTAAGAAACTACAACAAGAGGTGAACGCGCTACTTTGTGAAATTCATTTTAATATTAATGAGAATTATATACTGCCTAAGTCGTGCACGTTGCTATTACTCAGGTTCACCAAGGAGGATGACAAGAACACAGAAGGAGAATATTACAGAGAAGGACCACACTCGAACCCGTCCAGTGCTGCAGAACAGTCCGAAAGAATcagtcataacttttgattCCCAAAAGCTATGATAGTCAATGAGGATATTttggaaagcttatcaagtctactttccaatggCATACTTACCGAGTACTTTTGATTACCCAGTAATGGATCTGAGTACTTTAGTGAAGACTGGTCAGAATGTCAACAGTCTGCCAGACGTTCAACTTCCCATGCAAAACTGTACTACTGTAGAATGTTTCGTGCTTCATGCTGCACATAGTTGGAAAGCTTATCACGTTAGCTTTCCAACGCAACAAACCTCATATCATttggacttcccaataaggagTTATGGCCGATTTAGTGGAGACTGCACAGAAGGCCAACAGCCACGCGAAGCTCCTCGGGTTTTCAGTTCGTGTTGACTTTTGAGTTACCATAACTCCAGAAACTCCAAGAGTCATTCACACCCAACAAGGAGGGTTGTTTCTTGTATAagtacttcatgtatctcagaGAATAATCAAGACTTTGATAATGAAATAGAACCCCTTTTGTTCAACTGTGTGCTAACAAATTCAGAGAGTGATCTCTACCCCTTTGCTCTTGTGATTTCCCTTGGAATTACAGAAGCAGCCGCTTCATCGGCACCCAATCCGTGCTCCTGCTACTTCATGTGCAGGTTGCGTAGGTTGGTTCTTTGAGAGTGTGATTGGGCGAATCCTTGGTTCAGGATGCCGTATAGAGACGGTGGTTGGCTCCTTGTGCGTGTCGTCAGGTTGCACTAGTTACCCGACTGGTTGTAGCTAGTTACCTTGGATGGGATTCAGCTAGTTTTCTTGTTCAAGATCCTACGTCATGAAGATCGGGACCGAAACTCATCACCCCTAGATCTTCTTGCACTGCTGCCACCAGTCCTTCCCGAGAGTCGTTCTTTGGGGGATTGTAgctacctgcatggttagttcGTGATGACCGCCGGGACGGGTTACCCCATCTAGTggacaccatgctgacattttcatCAGGAGCCTCGGGTTGTCCCGGGATCTTCCCACTTTCAATAGCAGGTAAAgaagcagcaatttgtgcaagtTTAGTTTCTATTGTTTTATTGATACTTAACTGATTTCtaagagttgaagacaaagtttcaattTTAATATTTAGATTTTCTAGGGTTTtatcattggc
The Panicum virgatum strain AP13 chromosome 6N, P.virgatum_v5, whole genome shotgun sequence genome window above contains:
- the LOC120679581 gene encoding uncharacterized protein LOC120679581 codes for the protein MSGQPNFDECVTIAQFNEMRQSMEERQDRLTQDLQALMVEIRRRRQPHDGTRNHGDSEESDGAAARRAREQGRRNRYGAHGRGRGQGRRHNESDDSKDVGDNSHLQNPFGRRPHRRGNQEERLGKLKFTMPKFEGGSDPEAYFTWEFKVDKIFRLHNYTEEKKLAIASLEFDGYALIWWEQLLRDREEDGEPPITTWEEMKYEMRIHFVPKHYRRDLFDKLQNLKQGSLSVEEYYKEMKKSMIRANVYEDEEQTIACFMAGLHRNIQRIVEFQPYRHLIDLVHQASKAERQLQQDMKSNRGTFSTKSTPSGGKFTPRANENRGAITNSSSGLRSSAHGASSGKELAVQSEKTKPAISSSTSMASAAKTSGIQCFKCGGRGHVIRECPNNRTIIVNDQGQYESASDVEQEVIDGGELEDATENEAHTSCEFEGGVALIVTQIFSLHMKEAENGQRHNLFQTRAKIEGKVCKVIIDGGSCHNLASKEMIDKLGLKLLKHSHPYHVQWLNNSGSIKIAQRVKVPFKVGEYVDTIECDVAPMTVCQLLLGRPWQYDRSSLHCGAQINTPSSGRERTLYLNQ